Proteins encoded within one genomic window of Candidatus Methylomirabilota bacterium:
- a CDS encoding rhodanese-like domain-containing protein — translation MGRALIPLLVAALLLGAAAPAAPPEYPVAFVTVDELQGALDRGLPADVIDVRARGEFDELHIKGARSMPLPSVADRIGEIPRTGLVVFY, via the coding sequence GTGGGCCGGGCGCTGATCCCCCTGCTGGTGGCGGCACTGCTCCTGGGGGCCGCGGCGCCGGCGGCGCCGCCCGAGTATCCGGTCGCCTTCGTCACGGTGGACGAGCTGCAGGGGGCGCTCGATCGCGGTCTGCCGGCGGACGTGATCGACGTGCGCGCGCGGGGCGAGTTCGACGAGCTGCACATCAAAGGCGCGCGCTCGATGCCGCTCCCCAGCGTCGCCGACAGGATCGGCGAGATCCCCCGGACGGGCCTCGTGGTCTTCTACTGA
- a CDS encoding TldD/PmbA family protein produces the protein MIATADLAKAARAALEYAQAQPGVREVEIFAAANTSLLTRLCYTSHIASNGVEEPKSAQAHGIGIQAVFDGPQGPRLGFGSEPSDLTPGGAERALGKARAAAVLDPEFVSLPRPRREPRVLFDYHDPKLMALDDASLVEAGWKVVGGALRTFLASSRLAELAGSDEGLRALGLILGGDVTVVQERIAIASTHLPQVQTDESALITAFVTAMVEARDAKGSGWSTGVRLDHFTDESGVDAAQRAIEAIGGRRVPSGEYTVIFGKQPVADLLNNLIVPACTASAFYASSTPFLAKLGRRVASPLLTIYDHGAMPGLMGSKGITCEGLSTGRTDLIKDGILVGCLSNWYESQRLLQDPALAGKLGATGKAAEAALVPRNGFRFEAGGGRQFYTQPGIAASNVLVEGSSPASLDELIRTVRDGLYIGRIWYTYPINGLRAGDFTCTVVGDSYIIRDGRLAAPLRPNTVRINDNILRVLNAVVGITKDVKGTIVWAADEVVYAPEIAVAGLRVEEIAGFMEGLS, from the coding sequence ATGATCGCGACCGCCGATCTCGCCAAGGCGGCGCGAGCGGCGCTGGAGTATGCGCAGGCCCAGCCCGGCGTGCGCGAGGTGGAAATCTTCGCCGCCGCCAATACGAGCCTGCTCACCCGGCTCTGCTACACCTCGCACATCGCCTCCAACGGCGTGGAGGAGCCGAAGTCCGCCCAGGCCCACGGCATCGGCATCCAGGCGGTGTTCGATGGGCCCCAGGGTCCCCGGCTCGGCTTCGGCAGCGAGCCCAGCGACCTCACGCCGGGCGGCGCCGAGCGGGCGCTGGGCAAGGCGCGGGCCGCCGCCGTCCTCGATCCCGAGTTCGTCTCGCTACCGCGCCCGCGCCGCGAGCCGCGCGTCCTCTTCGATTATCACGACCCCAAGCTCATGGCCCTCGACGACGCGAGCCTGGTGGAGGCCGGCTGGAAGGTGGTCGGGGGCGCGCTCCGGACCTTCCTGGCGTCCTCCCGCCTGGCCGAGCTGGCGGGGAGCGACGAGGGGCTCCGGGCCCTCGGCCTCATCCTCGGCGGCGACGTCACCGTTGTCCAGGAGCGCATCGCCATCGCCTCCACCCACCTGCCCCAGGTGCAGACGGACGAATCGGCGCTGATCACCGCGTTCGTCACCGCGATGGTGGAGGCCCGCGATGCCAAGGGCTCGGGCTGGTCCACCGGCGTGCGCCTGGACCACTTCACCGACGAGTCCGGCGTCGACGCCGCCCAGCGCGCCATCGAGGCCATCGGCGGCCGGCGGGTGCCGTCGGGCGAGTACACGGTCATCTTCGGCAAGCAGCCGGTGGCCGACCTGCTCAACAACCTCATCGTGCCGGCGTGCACGGCCAGCGCCTTCTACGCCTCCAGCACGCCCTTCCTGGCCAAGCTCGGCCGACGGGTGGCCTCCCCGCTCCTCACCATCTACGATCACGGTGCCATGCCCGGGCTCATGGGCTCCAAAGGCATCACCTGTGAGGGCCTGTCCACCGGGCGCACCGATCTCATCAAGGACGGGATCCTCGTCGGGTGCCTCAGCAACTGGTACGAATCACAACGGCTGCTCCAAGATCCCGCGCTCGCTGGCAAGCTCGGTGCAACCGGAAAGGCCGCGGAGGCCGCGCTGGTGCCGCGCAACGGCTTCCGCTTCGAGGCCGGCGGTGGCCGCCAGTTCTACACTCAGCCGGGGATCGCCGCCTCGAACGTGCTGGTGGAGGGAAGCTCGCCGGCGTCCCTGGACGAGCTGATCCGGACGGTGAGGGACGGGCTTTACATCGGTCGCATCTGGTACACGTATCCCATCAACGGGCTCCGGGCGGGCGATTTCACCTGCACGGTCGTCGGCGATTCGTATATCATCCGCGATGGCCGCCTGGCGGCGCCGCTCCGGCCCAACACGGTGCGGATCAACGACAACATCCTCAGAGTCCTGAACGCCGTCGTCGGCATCACCAAGGACGTGAAGGGCACCATCGTGTGGGCGGCCGACGAGGTCGTCTACGCCCCCGAGATCGCCGTCGCCGGCCTCCGGGTCGAAGAGATCGCCGGCTTCATGGAGGGGCTTTCCTGA